A single region of the Epinephelus moara isolate mb chromosome 16, YSFRI_EMoa_1.0, whole genome shotgun sequence genome encodes:
- the e2f1 gene encoding transcription factor E2F1 gives MSETLITGQTSEDLLADFETLLNSGSIELGEDHQIVIITSPSNEGLHPAAAPSSTGEILLFATPQGPVDVGIQDKRRPALGRPPVKRKLDLDSDHQYVSTTRSSIGQAPPSTPAPPRVPRTTTEKSRYDTSLNLTTKRFLNLLSQSADGVVDLNWASQVLDVQKRRIYDITNVLEGIQLISKKSKNNIQWLGNRVDAALVSRHKELQREVCDLTEAEEQLDELISKCNLQLRLLTEDPQNKKLGYVRCQDLRKSFDSPDQLVMVIRAPPETQMQVSEPCKGYQVSLKSTRGPIDVFLCPEDSSGVCSPVTGSSPSKPNADPSLAPPPTQPTQPTDQSQARTSTATVEVGLSSPASTSSTVTAASQQEPSSLVLGGDTESLLEGDPFSSLGDMPDFDLSPLSSSDFLSGDGFSLPLDGFINLSPPQSHDYHFGLEDHEGISELFDCDFGDLSQVLGDS, from the exons ATGTCAGAGACTCTGATAACGGGCCAGACATCGGAGGATCTGTTGGCTGACTTTGAGACTTTGCTGAACTCTGGGAGTATTGAGCTGGGAGAGGACCACCAGATAGTGATCATCACCAGCCCCAGCAATGAGGGACTCCACCCAGCCGCTGCACCCAGCAGCACGGGGGAAATCCTGCTGTTTGCCACGCCACAGGGCCCCGTTGACGTGGGGATCCAGGACAAGAGACGACCTGCTCTGGGAAGACCTCCG GTAAAGAGGAAGTTGGACCTGGACAGTGACCATCAGTATGTCAGCACCACTCGATCGTCCATAGGCCAAGCGCCACCCTCCACACCTGCCCCTCccagag TTCCTCGAACCACGACAGAGAAGTCGCGGTATGACACATCCTTGAACCTGACCACCAAGCGCTTTCTGAACCTGCTGTCCCAGTCGGCTGACGGCGTGGTGGATCTGAACTGGGCCTCGCAGGTCCTGGATGTCCAGAAGAGACGCATCTACGACATAACCAACGTCCTGGAGGGAATCCAGCTCATCTCCAAGAAGTCAAAGAACAACATCCAATGGCT TGGTAATCGAGTTGATGCTGCGTTGGTTTCTCGCCATAAGGAGCTGCAGAGGGAGGTGTGTGACCTCACAGAGGCTGAGGAGCAGCTGGACGAGCTCATTTCCAAATGCAACCTGCAGCTCCGACTGCTCACAGAGGACCCACAGAACAAGAA GTTGGGCTATGTGCGCTGCCAGGACTTGCGGAAGTCATTTGACTCCCCGGACCAGCTGGTCATGGTGATCAGAGCTCCACCAGAGACCCAGATGCAAGTGTCAGAGCCCTGCAAG GGTTACCAGGTGTCGCTGAAGAGCACGCGGGGTCCAATCGACGTCTTCCTCTGTCCAGAAGACAGCTCCGGCGTCTGCAGCCCCGTGACAGGAAGTAGTCCCTCCAAACCCAATGCTGACCCCTCCCTGGCCCCACCTCCCACACAACCTACACAACCCACAGACCAATCACAAGCCAGAACATCCACAGCCACAGTAGAAGTGGGTTTATCATCTCCAGCATCGACGTCATCCACAGTGACGGCAGCCTCCCAGCAGGAGCCCTCATCACTGGTGTTGGGTGGCGACACAG AATCGCTCCTGGAAGGCGACCCATTCTCCAGCCTCGGAGACATGCCCGATTTTGACCTCTCGCCCCTCTCCTCCTCGGACTTCCTGAGTGGAGATGGCTTTTCTCTCCCATTGGACGGTTTCATCAATCTGTCCCCCCCTCAAAGTCATGATTACCACTTCGGACTGGAGGACCATGAAGGCATCAGTGAACTGTTTGACTGTGACTTTGGTGACCTATCGCAAGTGTTGGGGGACAGTTAG